A region of Arabidopsis thaliana chromosome 5, partial sequence DNA encodes the following proteins:
- a CDS encoding hydroxyproline-rich glycoprotein family protein (hydroxyproline-rich glycoprotein family protein; INVOLVED IN: biological_process unknown; LOCATED IN: endomembrane system; BEST Arabidopsis thaliana protein match is: hydroxyproline-rich glycoprotein family protein (TAIR:AT5G26070.1); Has 1807 Blast hits to 1807 proteins in 277 species: Archae - 0; Bacteria - 0; Metazoa - 736; Fungi - 347; Plants - 385; Viruses - 0; Other Eukaryotes - 339 (source: NCBI BLink).), with the protein MVSQRFSLTLVFLLAILITVANGNDNRKLLTSYKYSPPPPPVYSPPISPPPPPPPPPPQSHAAAYKRYSPPPPPSKYGRVYPPPPPGKSLWSFLNL; encoded by the coding sequence ATGGTGTCGCAAAGGTTTTCCTTGACCCTAGTTTTTCTATTGGCAATCTTAATCACAGTTGCTAATGGAAACGACAACAGAAAGCTATTGACATCTTACAAATattctcctcctccgccaccGGTCTATTCACCTCCaatttctcctcctcctcctcctcctcctcctcctcctcaatCGCATGCTGCTGCCTACAAGAGATATTCACCGCCGCCACCACCCTCTAAATATGGAAGAGTGTATCCACCACCTCCCCCCGGAAAATCATTGTGGTCGTTCCTTAACCTCTAA
- the RAP2.11 gene encoding uncharacterized protein (related to AP2 11 (RAP2.11); FUNCTIONS IN: DNA binding, sequence-specific DNA binding transcription factor activity; INVOLVED IN: regulation of transcription, DNA-dependent; LOCATED IN: nucleus; EXPRESSED IN: root hair, epidermis, primary root differentiation zone; CONTAINS InterPro DOMAIN/s: DNA-binding, integrase-type (InterPro:IPR016177), Pathogenesis-related transcriptional factor/ERF, DNA-binding (InterPro:IPR001471); BEST Arabidopsis thaliana protein match is: cytokinin response factor 4 (TAIR:AT4G27950.1); Has 1807 Blast hits to 1807 proteins in 277 species: Archae - 0; Bacteria - 0; Metazoa - 736; Fungi - 347; Plants - 385; Viruses - 0; Other Eukaryotes - 339 (source: NCBI BLink).): MEHQTTPKQKTKEKSKGNKTKFVGVRQRPSGKWVAEIKDTTQKIRMWLGTFETAEEAARAYDEAACLLRGSNTRTNFANHFPNNSQLSLKIRNLLHQKQSMKQQQQQQHKPVSSLTDCNINYISTATSLTTTTTTTTTTAIPLNNVYRPDSSVIGQPETEGLQLPYSWPLVSGFNHQIPLAQAGGETHGHLNDHYSTDQHLGLAEIERQISASLYAMNGANSYYDNMNAEYAIFDPTDPIWDLPSLSQLFCPT; the protein is encoded by the coding sequence atggaacaTCAAACAACTCCAAAGCAGAAAACTAAGGAGAAGAGCAAAGGCAACAAGACTAAGTTTGTGGGAGTTAGGCAAAGGCCTTCAGGAAAATGGGTGGCAGAGATCAAAGACACTACACAAAAGATACGGATGTGGCTCGGAACCTTTGAAACCGCAGAAGAAGCCGCTCGAGCCTACGATGAAGCTGCATGTCTCTTACGTGGCTCCAATACTCGCACCAATTTCGCAAACCATTTTCCTAACAACTCACAACTATCTTTGAAGATCAGAAATCTTCTTCACCAGAAGCAGAGCAtgaagcagcagcaacaacaacaacacaaaccaGTTTCTTCTTTAACGGATTGCAACATCAACTACATCTCGACTGCTACTAGTCTCaccacaaccaccaccaccaccactaccacGGCCATACCGCTCAATAATGTGTACCGACCAGATTCATCGGTCATTGGGCAACCAGAAACCGAGGGTCTCCAGCTTCCTTATTCGTGGCCCCTTGTCTCTGGATTCAACCATCAGATTCCATTGGCTCAGGCAGGGGGAGAAACACATGGACATCTCAACGATCACTACTCAACCGATCAACATTTGGGTCTTGCAGAAATTGAAAGACAGATATCTGCGTCCCTATATGCAATGAATGGAGCTAACAGTTACTATGACAACATGAATGCAGAATATGCAATTTTCGATCCTACCGATCCCATTTGGGATCTCCCTTCACTCTCCCAACTCTTCTGCCCTACGTGA